The following proteins are co-located in the Candidatus Neomarinimicrobiota bacterium genome:
- a CDS encoding DUF1858 domain-containing protein — MINKEMLIEDLVQEYPKLIGPLKVEGIVCLACGEAVWGTLEAQAAEKGITNIDEIVDRMNLILDEATDKPEPAPTQIKIDPATLS; from the coding sequence ATGATAAATAAAGAAATGCTCATTGAAGATCTGGTTCAGGAATATCCCAAGCTTATTGGCCCTCTGAAAGTGGAAGGCATTGTTTGTCTAGCCTGTGGTGAAGCAGTGTGGGGTACTCTCGAAGCCCAGGCTGCTGAAAAAGGGATCACCAATATTGATGAGATTGTAGATCGTATGAATCTGATTCTGGATGAGGCAACTGACAAGCCCGAGCCCGCCCCTACACAAATTAAAATTGATCCAGCAACTCTGTCCTGA
- a CDS encoding TlpA disulfide reductase family protein: MMRILPLLLIVTLGFGQEKSLPQVKLKDLKNKTQNMDKVLDGKLTLINFWATYCVPCRKEMKHLNRISETYADQNVQVVGISIDDSRTVGRVKSMVRSQKLKYTILLDTEQKLYKNFNTSAMPFSILVTPSGQIVWQHTGYIPGDEAEMEAEIQKALKLQQKD; encoded by the coding sequence ATGATGCGGATATTACCACTATTATTAATTGTTACGCTTGGTTTTGGGCAGGAAAAAAGTCTACCCCAGGTCAAGCTGAAAGATCTTAAAAATAAAACTCAGAATATGGATAAGGTTCTGGACGGAAAGCTGACTCTGATCAATTTTTGGGCAACCTATTGTGTACCCTGTAGAAAAGAGATGAAGCATCTCAATCGGATCAGTGAGACCTACGCAGATCAGAATGTTCAGGTGGTCGGCATTTCTATTGATGATTCACGCACAGTGGGGCGAGTCAAATCAATGGTGAGATCACAAAAGCTGAAATACACAATCTTGTTGGACACTGAACAAAAACTTTATAAGAATTTCAATACTTCAGCAATGCCTTTTTCAATTCTGGTGACTCCCAGCGGGCAGATCGTCTGGCAGCATACAGGCTATATCCCTGGTGATGAAGCCGAAATGGAAGCTGAGATTCAAAAAGCATTGAAGCTTCAGCAAAAGGACTGA
- a CDS encoding OsmC family protein — protein sequence MSEIKIQQLKGASFAARGPSGHWVMMDGNEKAGGVDGASRPMEMLLFGLGGCTAVDVEVILKKMKVPVENIEIDITTERADEHPKVYTKIEMIFHFYGKNLNQKKIEKAVSLSKNTYCSASAMLGKTAEITAIIENHNTA from the coding sequence GTGTCTGAAATAAAAATACAACAACTCAAGGGCGCTTCATTTGCTGCCAGAGGTCCATCCGGTCACTGGGTAATGATGGATGGAAACGAAAAAGCAGGGGGTGTAGATGGCGCTAGCCGACCTATGGAAATGCTCCTTTTTGGTCTAGGCGGCTGTACAGCTGTTGATGTGGAAGTCATCCTGAAAAAAATGAAAGTCCCTGTGGAAAATATTGAAATTGATATTACAACAGAACGGGCTGATGAACATCCTAAGGTTTATACAAAAATAGAAATGATTTTTCACTTTTATGGAAAAAATCTCAATCAAAAGAAAATAGAGAAGGCCGTTAGTCTTTCTAAAAATACGTATTGTTCAGCCAGTGCCATGTTGGGTAAAACCGCTGAGATCACGGCAATTATCGAGAACCACAATACAGCATGA
- a CDS encoding DUF6132 family protein, which produces MNKKYIKMLSGLGIGSLLGFAYYYYIGCASGTCAITSNPYISTAYGAMIGLIFVWPEKEKKTRSEESNIENAN; this is translated from the coding sequence ATGAATAAAAAGTATATAAAAATGTTATCAGGTCTAGGGATTGGATCACTCCTTGGGTTTGCTTATTACTACTATATTGGTTGCGCATCCGGTACCTGTGCGATTACCTCGAATCCGTATATCAGTACTGCATATGGAGCAATGATCGGGTTGATTTTTGTCTGGCCGGAAAAAGAAAAGAAAACCAGAAGTGAAGAAAGCAATATTGAAAATGCCAATTAA
- a CDS encoding rhodanese-like domain-containing protein, producing MIHRLAAYSLILLGIGGTIYMGVEGIYGDSYEIPFLKIESFNRQLNDSSAFILVDVRTEQEIIAAPAPWERTIHIPLLMLEERCLELTEYKNQQIMLLCPTGNRSRQGARILQLAGFNAVYLENGMLGINR from the coding sequence ATGATCCACCGCCTGGCAGCTTATTCGCTTATCCTGCTGGGGATTGGCGGTACCATCTATATGGGTGTTGAGGGCATCTATGGAGACAGCTATGAGATTCCCTTCCTGAAGATTGAGTCATTCAACCGGCAGCTTAATGATTCAAGCGCATTTATTTTAGTCGATGTACGAACAGAACAAGAGATTATAGCTGCACCGGCACCCTGGGAGAGAACCATCCATATCCCGCTTCTGATGTTAGAGGAAAGGTGTCTCGAATTGACCGAATACAAGAACCAGCAGATCATGCTGCTCTGTCCTACTGGAAATCGGTCTCGACAGGGTGCGCGCATACTACAATTAGCCGGGTTTAACGCGGTTTATCTGGAAAATGGTATGTTGGGAATAAATCGATAG
- a CDS encoding T9SS type A sorting domain-containing protein, with product MAQTNNFEFIQHDTAYVGSEDFIVQHGEVFNLSDTDLLLTVTRVEHQKPATWSSSFCFNGHCLPPFLNVDTSVVSVGDTAAFSLDTFPNGEVGVGSWTIFVADSATMEVDSVHITLEYVTVSIDDNPVAPRTFNLSNIYPNPTNAWINFNFNVERSGAYSIILYALDGRAVAARDYSLQAGNNHLQWGLGTLPSGSYIISATSEGQKVSRQLVVIK from the coding sequence ATGGCTCAAACTAACAATTTTGAATTTATTCAGCACGATACAGCCTATGTGGGTAGCGAGGATTTTATTGTTCAACACGGTGAAGTCTTTAATCTTTCAGATACTGATCTACTTCTCACAGTCACTAGAGTAGAGCATCAAAAACCAGCAACATGGAGCAGCTCTTTCTGCTTTAATGGACACTGCTTGCCGCCTTTCTTGAATGTTGACACCTCGGTTGTGTCCGTAGGTGATACAGCCGCTTTCAGCCTGGATACTTTTCCAAATGGGGAAGTGGGTGTCGGTTCCTGGACCATCTTTGTCGCTGATTCGGCTACCATGGAAGTTGATTCTGTTCACATCACGCTGGAGTATGTTACCGTATCGATCGATGATAACCCAGTCGCCCCCCGGACCTTTAACTTGTCCAATATTTACCCTAATCCCACCAATGCCTGGATCAATTTTAATTTTAATGTTGAGCGATCAGGTGCTTACTCCATCATTCTCTACGCCCTGGATGGGAGAGCGGTTGCTGCTCGCGACTACTCACTGCAGGCCGGGAATAATCATTTGCAGTGGGGTTTAGGTACTCTGCCATCCGGTAGCTACATCATCAGTGCCACGAGTGAAGGACAAAAGGTTTCCCGCCAGCTTGTGGTGATCAAATGA
- a CDS encoding ATP-binding protein, with protein MLTQRIIPRYILISLEEALADTPVVIIHGPRQCGKSTLAQIVAAKHGHQYLSFDDDNLLRAAREDPVGFCTELPIWVVLDEIQRVPELFTSIKTLVDQNRQPGRFILTGSANIMLIPKLADSLAGRMEVIRLAPLTQVEIEQSGLKTSFIEQLFSGSFSMRPSKRLGDDLIDRLLAGGFPPVLTRSSFKRQRTWQLQYIDALTLRDIKELSNIHSLEAIPELLQAVAGQTACLVNVSKLAGFFERSRPTIKAYLTLLEQIFLIEMLPAWHNNRLKRLVKTPKIHITDTGLAGALLGVDKMKLKKDRTLYGQILESFVNQELRRQSYWADSTFRFFHYRDKDKVEVDFVIEKNGKALCGVEVKASSSVNRTDFKGLRRLRTSHDDFICGVVLYDGDKVLPFGDQFYAVPFNELW; from the coding sequence ATGCTGACACAAAGAATTATTCCGCGGTACATTCTGATCTCATTGGAAGAAGCACTTGCAGACACACCGGTTGTTATCATTCACGGTCCCAGACAATGCGGTAAATCAACCTTAGCCCAAATAGTGGCTGCAAAGCACGGACATCAATACTTGAGTTTTGATGATGATAACCTACTTCGTGCCGCAAGAGAAGATCCTGTTGGGTTCTGCACAGAATTACCGATATGGGTTGTACTCGATGAAATTCAGCGTGTACCTGAGTTATTCACATCCATCAAAACCCTTGTTGACCAGAATCGTCAACCCGGTCGGTTTATACTGACGGGATCCGCAAATATCATGCTCATTCCCAAGCTGGCAGATTCATTGGCAGGAAGAATGGAAGTGATTCGTCTAGCTCCATTGACCCAAGTAGAAATCGAACAATCCGGACTTAAAACCAGCTTCATTGAGCAACTCTTCAGCGGCAGTTTCTCCATGCGCCCGAGTAAACGACTTGGGGATGATTTAATTGACCGTCTCCTGGCTGGTGGATTTCCTCCCGTTTTGACGAGATCGTCCTTCAAACGACAGCGGACGTGGCAATTACAATATATTGATGCATTAACCCTGAGAGATATTAAAGAGCTTTCGAACATACACTCTCTGGAAGCAATCCCCGAATTACTTCAGGCTGTTGCAGGTCAAACAGCCTGCCTAGTGAACGTGAGCAAGTTAGCCGGCTTTTTCGAACGCAGTCGCCCAACTATTAAAGCATACCTGACCTTGCTTGAGCAAATCTTTCTGATTGAAATGCTACCGGCCTGGCATAATAACCGGCTTAAGAGACTGGTCAAAACACCCAAGATTCACATTACTGATACCGGTTTAGCCGGAGCATTACTGGGTGTTGATAAAATGAAGCTTAAAAAGGATCGAACACTATATGGTCAAATCCTGGAAAGCTTCGTGAACCAGGAATTGCGGAGGCAGTCATACTGGGCAGATTCAACTTTTCGCTTTTTCCATTATCGAGACAAGGATAAAGTAGAAGTTGATTTTGTAATTGAGAAAAATGGGAAAGCACTCTGTGGGGTTGAGGTTAAGGCTTCTTCCAGTGTAAACCGAACAGATTTTAAGGGTTTAAGACGCCTACGAACCAGTCATGATGATTTTATTTGTGGTGTTGTTCTTTATGATGGGGATA
- a CDS encoding CoA-disulfide reductase: MHKKFVIIGGDAAGMSAASKIKRMRPDAELVVFEKGEFISYAACGMPYWISGVIDDGDKLQVLTPQIAREKRGIDVRIWHEVKKIDPENNRISVVDLKTGEKFEESYDALLIATGARAVSPNIPGVELEGVFTLRNLAEGYIIKNYLADNEIKHATIIGGGYIGLEMAEAFRHRNIKVSMLIGRLARTFDEDILEKIADHIIEKGVDLQRDNKAVSIEKAADQLLVKTLSGDVKTDIVILSTGVKPNSEMAEEAGIVLGKSGAITINSNMQTSIPNIYAAGDCVEHKHQILEEDVWIPLATSANKGGRVAGENMAGKPISFPGILGTAVVKVFDYTMAQTGLAQKQAEMITKYGEISTTMITSESRAHYYPGSTPVTIKLVVEKSSKRLLGAQIIGKADVAKRVDVLATAITAKMTVEDIGMLDLTYAPPISPVYDPIHVAANVANK, translated from the coding sequence GTGCATAAAAAATTTGTGATCATCGGGGGCGATGCGGCCGGCATGAGTGCTGCCAGTAAGATTAAACGTATGCGTCCAGATGCTGAATTAGTGGTTTTTGAAAAAGGTGAATTTATTAGTTATGCCGCTTGTGGAATGCCCTACTGGATTAGTGGTGTCATTGATGATGGTGATAAACTGCAGGTTCTCACTCCCCAAATCGCCAGGGAAAAGCGAGGAATTGATGTTCGGATCTGGCATGAAGTCAAGAAAATTGATCCTGAAAATAACCGGATAAGCGTGGTCGATCTCAAAACTGGTGAAAAATTTGAAGAGTCTTATGATGCCCTGCTAATTGCTACAGGCGCACGAGCAGTATCTCCTAATATTCCCGGTGTTGAACTTGAAGGTGTTTTTACCCTGAGAAATCTGGCTGAGGGATATATAATTAAAAACTATCTTGCAGATAATGAAATTAAGCATGCCACCATTATTGGAGGAGGATATATCGGTCTGGAAATGGCTGAAGCTTTCCGTCATCGCAATATCAAAGTGAGTATGCTGATTGGTCGTCTTGCTCGTACTTTTGATGAGGATATTCTGGAAAAGATAGCTGACCATATCATTGAAAAAGGAGTGGACCTTCAGCGTGACAATAAAGCTGTCAGCATAGAAAAAGCCGCAGACCAACTACTTGTCAAAACATTAAGTGGTGATGTTAAAACCGATATTGTGATTTTGTCAACCGGGGTTAAGCCTAATTCTGAAATGGCTGAAGAGGCCGGGATCGTTCTGGGAAAAAGTGGTGCCATTACCATTAACAGTAATATGCAAACCAGTATCCCTAACATCTATGCAGCTGGTGATTGTGTTGAACATAAACATCAGATTCTAGAAGAAGATGTTTGGATTCCCCTGGCCACATCTGCCAATAAAGGCGGACGGGTGGCTGGCGAAAATATGGCGGGTAAACCAATTAGTTTCCCGGGAATATTGGGTACAGCCGTGGTCAAGGTTTTTGATTATACCATGGCCCAAACCGGTCTTGCCCAAAAACAGGCTGAGATGATAACCAAGTATGGTGAGATCAGCACAACAATGATCACCAGTGAAAGTCGAGCTCACTATTACCCCGGATCAACTCCCGTAACTATCAAACTGGTGGTCGAAAAGTCATCCAAACGCCTTTTGGGTGCTCAAATAATCGGGAAAGCTGATGTAGCCAAAAGAGTTGATGTTCTAGCAACAGCCATCACAGCTAAAATGACTGTGGAAGATATCGGCATGTTGGATCTGACCTATGCACCGCCGATCTCTCCGGTTTATGATCCTATTCATGTGGCTGCTAATGTGGCTAATAAGTAA
- a CDS encoding TetR/AcrR family transcriptional regulator encodes MTERRPSSERRKEILEAALTIFVKKGYSDARMDDIVQEIGLSKGAIYYHFQSKRDLFIALIEHWMDQFDAIERSGGLKAKPSGVIIKKIARFTAKIFQRNPNWFLVEPEIWAFANRDKQIKELASQLYSRVIAVFESLIERGIEYGEFNKVNSRLVALSIMTSLHGMIWFVLFQPEDFSLEDYVDLNMECILSSIVVQKKK; translated from the coding sequence ATGACAGAGAGAAGACCTAGTTCAGAACGTAGGAAGGAAATACTTGAAGCAGCTCTTACCATATTTGTAAAGAAGGGTTACTCTGATGCCAGAATGGATGATATTGTTCAAGAGATCGGCCTGAGTAAAGGAGCGATCTACTATCATTTTCAAAGCAAACGTGACTTGTTCATTGCGCTCATAGAACATTGGATGGATCAGTTTGATGCTATCGAAAGAAGTGGCGGATTGAAAGCGAAACCATCAGGAGTGATCATCAAAAAGATTGCCCGATTTACAGCCAAGATCTTCCAGCGGAACCCAAACTGGTTTCTTGTAGAACCCGAAATATGGGCCTTTGCCAATCGCGACAAACAGATCAAGGAATTAGCTAGTCAACTGTATTCCCGGGTAATCGCAGTATTTGAAAGTTTGATCGAGCGTGGGATCGAATATGGTGAATTTAATAAAGTCAATTCGCGGCTGGTTGCCTTGTCCATCATGACATCACTACATGGAATGATCTGGTTTGTGCTCTTTCAGCCTGAAGACTTTTCGCTGGAAGATTATGTAGACCTAAACATGGAATGTATTCTGAGCAGCATTGTTGTTCAGAAAAAGAAATAA
- a CDS encoding DUF6029 family protein, whose translation MLTFLRIILVISIPLGLWAGGVSWNIGILTDLGRGEQIGLDYDYTETFLSGSMEFGSWYIDTRFEYSDPPEYGFQFQGLDRFLLRYNSDNWLLEFGDISAVFGRGLALNLYEDQAMDFDNQIKGLRLTTGLWGDHELDVLAGVNEAYHFYSPSSDLREPDGRAAYELVGAAGTINGQSGFWTGVPYLIGSRIRSDYLWREIDAEIGGISVNTVKQTQHVIQSGWGQSLYADSWDIYLEYNRTWKAFDYPLVSQNIFQTENGVVLQNSSQDYTTSGQALNLQLNWFPQWFTAMFEYKRYLNGPESAADKRDPLLLASKPLPWQLGPTGIRQHDISLLGNVTHPVDYGDELGWNLELQRLINDEWSLILNAAQTSQARDNRDLDQSPGIIPKQDITQNPWQEYFFEIEYSGEALSQRLFIAYTRSILSGASAAEILNHYTVVPAYLSWHPDNNLVLSSVIELQHSVVTGEDYSGGSIEGHEFLSTHIIGSIDLKHKYSASVIWDSSDDPNLISGVPETQHWISGELSLKPIDGLWIRASYGKEKGGVRCTGGVCRILNPFEGFRMTMEWRL comes from the coding sequence TTGTTGACCTTTCTGCGAATAATCCTGGTAATTAGCATCCCGCTCGGTCTCTGGGCTGGGGGTGTCTCCTGGAATATTGGGATCCTCACCGACCTGGGCCGGGGTGAGCAGATTGGTCTGGACTACGATTACACCGAGACTTTCCTAAGTGGATCGATGGAATTCGGATCCTGGTATATTGATACCAGATTTGAATACAGTGATCCACCTGAGTATGGTTTTCAATTTCAGGGGCTCGACCGTTTTCTCTTGAGATACAACAGTGATAACTGGTTACTGGAGTTCGGAGACATATCAGCTGTTTTTGGTCGTGGATTGGCACTGAACCTCTACGAAGATCAAGCCATGGATTTTGACAATCAGATCAAAGGTCTTCGTTTAACCACAGGTTTATGGGGTGATCATGAGCTTGATGTGCTTGCCGGTGTAAATGAAGCCTATCATTTTTATTCTCCCAGTTCAGATCTTCGTGAACCAGATGGTAGAGCAGCTTATGAACTGGTTGGGGCAGCTGGAACAATCAATGGTCAATCCGGATTCTGGACCGGAGTTCCTTACCTGATCGGGAGTCGCATTCGATCAGACTATCTTTGGCGTGAGATTGATGCTGAGATTGGTGGCATCAGTGTTAATACGGTAAAACAGACCCAACACGTGATTCAGAGTGGCTGGGGACAGTCTCTTTATGCTGATTCCTGGGATATTTACCTCGAGTACAATCGCACCTGGAAGGCTTTTGATTACCCATTGGTCTCTCAGAATATTTTTCAAACTGAAAATGGTGTGGTGCTTCAGAATAGTTCTCAGGACTACACGACCTCAGGACAAGCTTTGAACCTTCAGCTCAACTGGTTTCCACAATGGTTTACTGCCATGTTTGAATACAAGCGGTATCTGAATGGTCCGGAATCTGCCGCTGATAAACGAGATCCATTGCTGCTGGCAAGTAAACCCCTGCCCTGGCAGTTGGGTCCCACTGGTATTCGTCAACACGATATCAGTCTTTTGGGGAATGTCACCCACCCGGTTGATTATGGTGATGAATTAGGGTGGAATCTTGAATTGCAGCGGCTCATAAATGATGAATGGTCATTGATCCTGAATGCTGCTCAAACCTCACAGGCTCGGGATAACCGTGACTTGGATCAGTCACCAGGAATTATTCCGAAACAGGACATAACCCAAAATCCCTGGCAGGAATATTTTTTTGAAATCGAATACTCTGGAGAAGCGCTTTCTCAACGGCTGTTCATTGCCTATACACGTTCGATCCTGAGTGGGGCTTCTGCAGCTGAGATTCTTAACCATTACACAGTTGTTCCGGCATACCTGTCGTGGCACCCTGATAATAACCTGGTGCTTTCCAGCGTGATCGAACTTCAACATTCTGTTGTCACTGGGGAAGATTATAGTGGAGGATCAATTGAGGGTCATGAGTTCCTGAGCACCCATATTATTGGCAGTATCGATCTAAAACACAAGTATTCGGCTTCTGTGATTTGGGATAGCAGTGATGACCCAAATCTTATTAGTGGGGTTCCTGAAACTCAGCATTGGATCAGTGGGGAGTTGTCATTAAAACCCATCGATGGTCTCTGGATTCGTGCTTCTTATGGCAAAGAAAAGGGTGGTGTCCGTTGTACAGGTGGCGTTTGCCGGATTCTTAATCCGTTTGAGGGTTTTCGTATGACTATGGAATGGCGGCTATGA
- a CDS encoding cytochrome c peroxidase: MKKIFILGLATMMMLFMVQCGGKGETPKQEVKEDLSYQQGILEKAKPMFAVVPDKMPGSENDTPALITLGEKLYFETALSNTDEMSCNTCHDISTAGVDNMPTSDGTNGIPGPRNSPTVFNAGFHFTQFWDGRAADLNEQAGGPILNPAEMAIPDSATAVTNIKALKEYDALFTAAFGAGSINFENITEAIAAFERTLVTHDRFDDFLRGDLKAMSKTEVEGLELFMGKACITCHMGSMLGGNMYQKNGLIKPYKNLADEGRFEVTGQEQDKFMFKVPSMRNVALTGPYFHDGGVASLEETIIMMGDMQLMMQISEPEAAKIAAFLKSMNGKQFN, from the coding sequence ATGAAAAAGATTTTTATTCTCGGGCTGGCTACAATGATGATGCTCTTCATGGTACAGTGTGGTGGTAAGGGAGAGACCCCAAAGCAAGAAGTCAAAGAAGACCTTAGCTATCAACAGGGTATCCTGGAAAAAGCCAAACCCATGTTTGCTGTCGTGCCGGATAAAATGCCCGGATCCGAAAACGATACTCCAGCACTTATAACATTGGGCGAAAAACTGTACTTTGAGACAGCCCTTTCAAATACAGATGAGATGTCCTGTAACACCTGTCACGATATTAGCACCGCCGGTGTTGATAATATGCCAACCTCGGACGGCACCAATGGTATTCCAGGACCTCGAAACTCTCCGACAGTCTTCAATGCCGGGTTTCATTTCACCCAATTTTGGGATGGCCGCGCAGCTGACCTGAATGAACAGGCCGGTGGCCCCATTCTCAATCCAGCCGAAATGGCTATTCCAGATTCAGCAACAGCTGTCACAAATATTAAGGCTCTTAAAGAATATGATGCACTGTTTACAGCTGCCTTTGGAGCAGGATCAATCAATTTTGAGAATATCACTGAAGCCATCGCTGCCTTTGAACGTACGCTGGTAACCCACGATCGCTTTGATGATTTCCTGAGAGGTGATCTCAAAGCCATGAGCAAAACCGAAGTTGAAGGCCTTGAGCTCTTTATGGGTAAAGCCTGTATCACTTGTCACATGGGTTCCATGCTGGGCGGAAATATGTACCAGAAAAATGGTTTGATTAAACCCTATAAGAATCTTGCTGATGAAGGACGCTTTGAAGTCACTGGTCAGGAGCAAGACAAGTTTATGTTTAAAGTACCCTCAATGAGAAACGTTGCCCTGACGGGTCCTTATTTTCATGATGGCGGTGTCGCCAGTTTAGAAGAGACCATCATTATGATGGGCGACATGCAACTCATGATGCAGATCTCAGAACCGGAAGCTGCCAAGATCGCCGCTTTTCTAAAATCAATGAACGGCAAGCAGTTTAACTAG